CGGTTTGTCGTTCCACGACCAGGTCGTGACGACGCCGGTGTCGGCGACCTCGACGTAGTCGGAGAGGTCTTCGCTCGTGACGGGGTCGTAGTCGATGGCCGGCACGATCACCCGGCCGTCCGATGCACGTACTCCGACGAACTTCTTGTCCCGCAGCGCGGTGAGGAACGCGCCGATCGCGGGCCCGGTGGAGCGGGTGTAGGTGTATTCGACGACGTGCGGGGCGGTCAGTACCTCTTCGCTCATGCTGAGGTCTCGGGGACAAACCGCACGGTCATCTCCTTGATGCCCATGATGAAGTTCGACCGGAGCCGACGCGGTTCGTTGACGAGCTCCACGCGGGCGCACTGGGTGATCAGCGAACGGTAGAAGCACTCGATCTCGAGTTTGGCGAGGTGGCGCCCCAGGCAGAAGTGCGGTCCGCCGCCGCCGAACCCGACGTGCGGGTTGGGCTCGCGCGTGATGTCGAAGACGTCGGGATTGTCGAAGACGGACTCGTCGCGGTTGGCCGACGTATAAAAGATGACGACCTTGTCACCCTTCTTGATCGTCTTGCCGCCGAGCTCGATGTCCTGCAGCGCGGTACGACGGAACAGATGCACCGGTGTCACCCATCGCACGATCTCGTCGGCGGCGGTGGGGATGAGGCCGGGGTCGGCCTTGAGCTTGGCCCACTCCTGCGGGTGCTGGATCAGGGCGTACATGCCGCCGGAGATCGCGTTGCGGGTGGTCTCGTTGCCGGCGACGCCGAGCAGCATGAAGAAGAGGTCGAACTCCATCTCCGACAGGACGTTGCCCTCTTCGTCCGGGCTGATCAGCTTCGAGACGATGTCGTCCTTGAGGTCCTTGCGCTTCTCCTCGGCGAGGGCGCTGGCATAGGCCCACATCTCGGTGGCGGCGTCGAGGCGCTGCTCCTCGGTGACGCCGTACTCCGGGTCGTCGCCGCCCACCATGCGGTTGGACCAGTCGAAGACCTTGTGCCGGTCCTCGAGCGGGACGCCCATGAGCTCGGAGATGACGATCAGCGGGAGCTCCGCGGCGCACAACGTGACGAAGTCGCCTTCGCCCTTGGCCACGGCCTGCGCGACGATCTCGTCGCAGGTGTCCTGGATCCGCTGCTCGAGCTTGGCGATCATGCGCGGGGTGAAGCCGCGGTTGACCAGGCTGCGGGTACGCGTGTGCTCGGGCGGGTCCTGATTGAGCATGAACAACTGCTGCTGGGCGATCTGCTCCTCGATCATCTCCGTGATCAGCGCGGTCTTCTCGCGGGAGGAGAACAGCTCGGGGTTGCGCGAGACGAACACCACGTCCTCGTGGCGGGTGATCGCCCAGAACCCGTTGGGCTGCTGCGGGTCGTGATGATGGAAGACCGGCGCTTCGGCTCGCAGCCTCCGGAACTGCTCGTACGGGATGGCCTCGGTGTACTGGTCCATGTCCCAGAGGTCGATGTCAGCGAGCGTTTCGGTCACCCAGAAGCCTCTTCTCTGCACTGCGCGAGGACCCTGACCGCCGGACGGCGGTCGGTCGGGCCAACAAGAACGTGTTCTCATTTTGCTCGGATCTGACTGGGCGTCAACACTTGTAGCCGAAAAAACTAGAACGTGTTTTACTCGGTCCCGGAGCCTCGATTTCGGGGACTCCGCCGACAATCTCTGGCCTTCTCGAGGGCACCCTCGGAGGCCTTCTTCGAAGGGCACGTCATGAGCGAAGCGGTGATCGTCGAGGCGGTCCGCACCCCGATCGGCAAGCGTGGCGGCTGGCTGGCCGGCCTGCATCCGACCGCGACGCTGGGGCACGTCCAGCGCGAAGTCATCGCCCGGGTCGGCATCGACCCCGTCCTCGTCGAGCAGGTCGTCGGCGGTTGCGTCACCCAGGCCGGCGAGCAGGGCAGCAACATCACCCGCTACGCGTGGTTCGCAGAGGGGCTGCCGGAAACCGCCGGCGTCACGACGGTCGACTGCCAGTGCGGCTCGGCGCAGCAGGCCAACCACTTCATCGCCGGGCTGATCGCCGCCGACGCGATCGACATCGGCATCGCCTGCGGGGTCGAGATGATGTCGCGGGTCGGCCTCGGCGCCAACGTGATGAGCGGTCCCGGCGTACCGCGACCGGACGACTGGGACCTCGACCTGCCCGACCAGTTCACCGCGGCGGACCGGATCGCAGAGGATCACGGGATCAGCCGCGAGGACCTCGACGCATTCGGTGTGCTGTCGCAGGAGAAGGCCGCCCGCGCCTGGGCGGAGGAGCGGTTCAAGAGCCAGATCGCGCCGATCGAGGCGCCGGTGCTCGGCGAGGACGGCAAGCCCACGGGCGAGACCACGGTGGTCGACCGCGACCAGGGTCTGCGCGAGACCACGCTGGAGAAGCTCGCCGCGTTGAAGCCGGTTCGCGAAGGCGGTCTGCACACCGCAGGCACGTCATCCCAGATCTCCGACGGTGCCGCCGCGGTAATGCTGATGTCGGCGCAGAAGGCGAAGGAGCTCGGCGTCACGCCGCGCGCCCGGATCGTGTCCCAGGCGTTGGTCGGCGACAAGCCGTACTACCACCTCAACGGGCCGGTCGCCGCGACGCAGCGGGTGCTCGACCGGTCCGGTATGTCGATCAACGACATCGACCTGTTCGAGGTCAACGAGGCCTTCGCTTCGGTTGTCGTCAACTGGGCGAAGCAGCACAAGGTCGACCACGATAAGGTCAACGTCAACGGTGGAGCCATCGCGCTCGGCCACCCGGTCGGTTCCACCGGCAGCCGGCTGATCACCACCGCCCTGCACGAGCTGGAGCGGACCGGCGGCTCCACGGCGCTGATCTCGATGTGCTGCGGCGGGGCGCTCGCCACCGGCACGATCATCGAACGGATCTAGGCACCCCACCAAATCGCTTCGCTCCGCTTCGCCTCCCGATTCGGCGGGGCCCCGAAAGGATTGTCTTGGCGCACCTTGACGTAGAACAGCAGGGGCATGTCCTCGTCCTGACCATGAACCGGCCCGAAGCGCGCAACGCGCTCTCACCGGAGATGCTCGTCGGCCTCGCCGACGCATGGGACCGCATCGACAGCGATCCGCAGATCCGGGTCGGCGTACTGACCGGTGCCGGCGGGACGTTCTGCTCGGGCGCGGACCTCAAGGCGATGAACGCCTCCGGCACCACGTCGGAGGCCGCCCAGCGCATGAAGGAAGACGCCGGCATCCACTGG
The window above is part of the Mycobacteriales bacterium genome. Proteins encoded here:
- a CDS encoding OB-fold domain-containing protein, whose amino-acid sequence is MSEEVLTAPHVVEYTYTRSTGPAIGAFLTALRDKKFVGVRASDGRVIVPAIDYDPVTSEDLSDYVEVADTGVVTTWSWNDKPTKGQPLDKPFAWALVKLEGADVPFLAAVDAGSPDAISTGAKVTARWRDERVGSITDLVCFEVMK
- a CDS encoding cytochrome P450; its protein translation is MDQYTEAIPYEQFRRLRAEAPVFHHHDPQQPNGFWAITRHEDVVFVSRNPELFSSREKTALITEMIEEQIAQQQLFMLNQDPPEHTRTRSLVNRGFTPRMIAKLEQRIQDTCDEIVAQAVAKGEGDFVTLCAAELPLIVISELMGVPLEDRHKVFDWSNRMVGGDDPEYGVTEEQRLDAATEMWAYASALAEEKRKDLKDDIVSKLISPDEEGNVLSEMEFDLFFMLLGVAGNETTRNAISGGMYALIQHPQEWAKLKADPGLIPTAADEIVRWVTPVHLFRRTALQDIELGGKTIKKGDKVVIFYTSANRDESVFDNPDVFDITREPNPHVGFGGGGPHFCLGRHLAKLEIECFYRSLITQCARVELVNEPRRLRSNFIMGIKEMTVRFVPETSA
- a CDS encoding steroid 3-ketoacyl-CoA thiolase, whose translation is MSEAVIVEAVRTPIGKRGGWLAGLHPTATLGHVQREVIARVGIDPVLVEQVVGGCVTQAGEQGSNITRYAWFAEGLPETAGVTTVDCQCGSAQQANHFIAGLIAADAIDIGIACGVEMMSRVGLGANVMSGPGVPRPDDWDLDLPDQFTAADRIAEDHGISREDLDAFGVLSQEKAARAWAEERFKSQIAPIEAPVLGEDGKPTGETTVVDRDQGLRETTLEKLAALKPVREGGLHTAGTSSQISDGAAAVMLMSAQKAKELGVTPRARIVSQALVGDKPYYHLNGPVAATQRVLDRSGMSINDIDLFEVNEAFASVVVNWAKQHKVDHDKVNVNGGAIALGHPVGSTGSRLITTALHELERTGGSTALISMCCGGALATGTIIERI